The Endozoicomonas montiporae CL-33 genome contains a region encoding:
- a CDS encoding DUF4212 domain-containing protein, producing the protein MQDKQEAHAYWKENIKLLLSLLVVWFVVSFGCGILFVDELDKITVSGFPLGFWFAQQGSIFSFVAIIFFYIWRMNVLDHKYNVYEEEEQS; encoded by the coding sequence ATGCAAGATAAACAAGAGGCTCACGCCTACTGGAAAGAGAACATAAAGCTGTTACTCAGCCTGTTGGTTGTCTGGTTTGTGGTCTCATTCGGTTGCGGCATTCTGTTCGTCGATGAACTCGACAAAATCACGGTCTCCGGCTTTCCTCTGGGATTCTGGTTCGCCCAACAAGGCTCCATTTTCTCGTTCGTCGCCATTATCTTTTTCTACATCTGGCGCATGAATGTCCTTGATCACAAATACAATGTCTACGAAGAGGAGGAGCAGTCATGA
- a CDS encoding sodium:solute symporter family protein, which yields MSTAMMTYLFIGATFALYIGIAIWSRAGSTKEYYVAGKGVHPVANGMATGADWMSAASFISMAGIISFMGRDGAVYLMGWTGGYVLLAMCLAPYLRKFGKFTVPDFIGERYYCQTARMVAVICVIFISFTYVAGQMRGVGIVFSRYLEVDITLGVIIGMAIVFFYAVLGGMKGITYTQVAQYCVMTFAFMVPAIFISMMITGNPIPQLGFGSEVRGTGLSVLEKLDGLSAELGFDQYTSGSKSTIDVFFITMALMVGTAGLPHVIVRFFTTPTVRDARKSAGYALLFIAILYTTAPAVAAFARINLLNTVSESSYEKLPEWFANWENSGLIAWMDKNEDGKIQYTAGAAMAGKPSFTEERGDHGQRLVNNTATDNGNELYVDHDIMVLANPEIAQLPSWVIALIAAGGLAAALSTAAGLLLVISTSISHDLLKKNLMPHITDKQELLAARLAAAVAVVVAGLFGIYPPGFVAQVVAFAFGLAASSFFPAILLGIFYKRMNREGAVSGMIAGLVFTFSYIVYFKFINPAANTADHWLFGISPEGIGTLGMLINFSIAMVVCHLTAAPPKEVQDMIEDIRIPSGAGAPVEEGITSRPADSVS from the coding sequence ATGAGTACCGCCATGATGACTTACCTCTTTATCGGGGCAACATTCGCCTTGTATATAGGCATAGCGATCTGGTCAAGAGCCGGATCAACCAAAGAATACTATGTGGCAGGAAAAGGCGTTCATCCGGTGGCTAACGGTATGGCCACCGGCGCTGACTGGATGTCAGCCGCTTCGTTTATTTCGATGGCCGGTATCATTTCCTTTATGGGTCGTGATGGTGCTGTCTATCTAATGGGCTGGACCGGTGGTTATGTGTTGCTGGCCATGTGTCTTGCACCCTACCTGCGGAAATTTGGCAAGTTCACGGTGCCCGATTTTATCGGTGAGCGTTACTACTGTCAGACAGCCCGGATGGTTGCAGTGATCTGCGTCATCTTTATTTCCTTCACCTACGTTGCCGGTCAAATGCGCGGCGTCGGTATTGTCTTTTCCCGTTATCTGGAAGTGGACATCACGCTGGGTGTTATTATCGGAATGGCCATTGTCTTCTTCTACGCCGTTCTCGGTGGCATGAAAGGCATTACCTATACCCAGGTAGCTCAATACTGCGTCATGACCTTTGCCTTCATGGTGCCCGCCATTTTCATCTCCATGATGATTACCGGAAATCCGATCCCTCAGCTGGGCTTCGGTAGTGAAGTAAGGGGAACAGGACTGTCGGTGTTAGAAAAACTCGATGGCCTTTCAGCCGAACTGGGCTTTGATCAATATACCAGCGGCAGCAAATCGACCATTGACGTCTTCTTTATTACCATGGCTCTGATGGTGGGAACGGCAGGTCTGCCCCACGTTATCGTCCGCTTCTTCACCACGCCAACCGTTCGTGATGCCCGTAAATCAGCCGGTTACGCTCTGCTGTTCATCGCGATTCTTTACACCACAGCACCAGCCGTTGCCGCTTTTGCCCGTATCAACCTGCTGAATACCGTGAGCGAAAGCTCTTATGAAAAACTGCCCGAGTGGTTTGCCAACTGGGAAAATTCCGGCCTGATCGCCTGGATGGACAAGAACGAAGACGGCAAGATTCAGTACACTGCCGGTGCAGCCATGGCCGGTAAGCCAAGCTTTACCGAAGAACGTGGCGACCATGGTCAGCGTCTGGTTAACAACACCGCTACCGACAATGGTAACGAGCTGTATGTTGATCATGACATCATGGTTCTGGCTAATCCGGAAATTGCACAGCTGCCTTCCTGGGTCATCGCCCTGATTGCTGCCGGTGGTCTGGCAGCGGCGTTATCCACAGCTGCAGGTCTGCTGCTGGTAATATCTACATCGATCTCCCATGACTTGCTGAAAAAGAACCTGATGCCCCATATCACGGATAAGCAGGAACTGTTGGCTGCACGCTTGGCCGCTGCCGTCGCAGTGGTGGTTGCCGGTCTGTTCGGTATCTATCCTCCGGGCTTTGTGGCACAGGTGGTGGCCTTTGCCTTCGGGTTGGCAGCCTCGTCGTTCTTCCCTGCCATTCTGCTGGGCATCTTCTACAAGCGTATGAACCGCGAAGGCGCTGTGAGCGGCATGATTGCCGGTCTGGTGTTCACCTTCTCTTACATTGTGTACTTCAAGTTCATTAACCCGGCTGCCAATACTGCAGATCACTGGTTGTTCGGTATTTCTCCGGAAGGCATCGGTACTCTGGGCATGCTGATCAACTTCAGCATTGCCATGGTTGTTTGCCACCTGACTGCAGCTCCACCCAAAGAGGTACAGGATATGATCGAAGATATCCGTATCCCAAGTGGCGCTGGCGCACCGGTTGAAGAAGGCATTACCAGCCGTCCGGCAGACAGTGTCAGTTAA
- a CDS encoding SDR family oxidoreductase gives MPNTVFITGATSGFGEACARRFASAGWNLVMTGRRQERLSALKEELQQQCKVHTITLDVRHQEDIQRAVSELPDDFSDIHTLINNAGLALGTEPADECDTEQWINMIDTNIKGLVMMTHALLPALKKNNSGSIINIGSVAGTWPYPGGNVYGGTKAFVKQFSLNLRCDLLGTGVRVTNIEPGLAETEFSVVRFNGDQSKADAVYDGMQPLTADDIADTVFWTASRPDHVNINSLEIMPTQQAWSGFAVDRKS, from the coding sequence ATGCCTAATACTGTTTTTATTACCGGAGCCACTTCAGGATTTGGTGAAGCCTGTGCACGCCGATTTGCCAGCGCAGGCTGGAATCTGGTGATGACCGGCCGTCGTCAGGAACGACTGAGTGCTTTAAAGGAAGAACTGCAGCAACAGTGCAAGGTTCATACAATCACCCTGGATGTCAGACATCAGGAAGATATTCAGCGCGCCGTCAGCGAACTGCCCGACGATTTCAGTGATATCCACACACTCATCAACAATGCCGGACTGGCACTGGGCACAGAACCCGCTGACGAATGTGACACAGAGCAGTGGATAAACATGATTGATACCAACATCAAAGGGCTGGTAATGATGACTCATGCCCTGTTACCTGCCCTGAAGAAAAACAACAGTGGCAGTATTATTAACATTGGCTCGGTGGCAGGAACATGGCCTTACCCTGGCGGCAACGTTTACGGAGGCACCAAAGCGTTTGTCAAACAATTTTCCCTGAATCTGCGCTGTGACCTGTTGGGAACCGGTGTACGAGTGACGAACATTGAACCGGGACTGGCAGAAACCGAATTCTCTGTGGTTCGATTCAATGGCGATCAGTCCAAAGCCGATGCAGTTTACGATGGCATGCAGCCTTTGACGGCAGACGATATTGCCGACACCGTTTTCTGGACAGCCAGCCGTCCGGACCATGTCAACATTAACAGTCTGGAAATTATGCCAACACAACAGGCATGGTCAGGCTTTGCGGTTGATCGCAAAAGTTAA
- a CDS encoding protein-disulfide reductase DsbD family protein, whose protein sequence is MLFSANLMADTTDWIFSSEQPSAKIRLLFSGDINEAENQVYAGLQVELDSPWKTYWRSPGEAGIPPAFRWQENQNIIDVQWLWPTPERFDLLGIQTLGYEGSVVFPLLITVNDLNAPVTMDGLLRLSSCTTICVLSDFKIQKSFIPSQLKADFEAASLINKALLQIPKTNGSNQLAVESAHWKASGSTVVISASAPNGWHNPDIIIDGLQDISFSEPELRIEGTRLQAFITADSWLGDVDLQEKTIIVTLINGEQAVEASILISDSPITELPSHQSPLLVMLLFAFLGGFILNLMPCVLPVLGIKLSSVVQATGQGQKTIRWQFLSSAAGILVSFWLLAVFLLILKWTGSSLGWGIQFQNPWFISFMALVTGGFAANLLGAFEIQLPSSLNTRLATSGNNSLKGHFVQGMFATLLATPCSAPFLGTAVAFALNTGEVQLLAIFSTMGIGLAVPYILVAAFPAVLSWLPKPGLWMIKLRKVLALLLIMTTLWLVNLLKVHLVQPWQLILMLATVTVCSYLLLTSFLKSSQPIRLITSLLAATLLTFSWQVSDQKNALFAASFLTPAQPLHWEALDASAIETYVNDGKTVFIDITADWCVTCKANKLRVLDRDPVFSALQDEQIVLMRGDWTTPSEAVNRYLEQNHRFGVPFNKVYGPAAKEGIPLPVLLDHNSVLDALTSSQTIQ, encoded by the coding sequence ATGCTTTTCTCTGCCAATCTGATGGCAGACACTACCGACTGGATATTTAGCTCGGAGCAGCCCAGTGCCAAAATTCGGTTACTGTTTTCCGGAGACATTAATGAAGCTGAAAATCAGGTGTACGCCGGCTTACAGGTAGAGCTGGACTCCCCCTGGAAAACATACTGGCGTTCTCCGGGCGAAGCGGGCATTCCACCAGCATTTCGCTGGCAGGAAAACCAGAACATTATTGATGTACAGTGGCTCTGGCCGACTCCGGAGCGTTTTGATCTGCTCGGAATACAAACACTGGGCTATGAGGGCAGCGTCGTATTTCCTCTACTGATTACGGTTAACGACCTGAATGCACCCGTCACAATGGATGGTCTTCTCAGGTTATCTTCCTGTACGACCATCTGTGTTCTGAGTGATTTCAAAATACAGAAGTCGTTTATTCCCAGTCAGCTTAAAGCAGACTTCGAAGCCGCTTCACTCATTAATAAAGCCCTTTTGCAAATACCGAAAACAAATGGCTCGAACCAGCTCGCTGTAGAGTCGGCTCACTGGAAGGCATCAGGCAGCACGGTAGTCATCAGCGCATCAGCCCCCAACGGATGGCACAACCCCGATATCATTATTGATGGTTTGCAGGACATCAGCTTTTCTGAACCGGAACTGCGAATAGAAGGAACCCGGTTACAGGCCTTCATAACTGCTGACAGCTGGCTGGGGGATGTGGACCTGCAGGAAAAGACTATCATCGTGACACTGATCAACGGAGAACAGGCGGTTGAAGCCAGTATCCTTATCAGTGATAGCCCCATTACAGAATTACCATCACACCAGTCACCTCTCTTAGTCATGCTCCTGTTTGCCTTTCTGGGTGGCTTTATTCTCAACCTTATGCCCTGCGTGCTGCCCGTGCTGGGTATAAAACTGTCGTCTGTGGTGCAGGCAACGGGGCAGGGTCAGAAAACCATTCGCTGGCAATTTCTGAGTTCTGCTGCTGGCATTCTGGTGTCCTTCTGGCTGCTGGCCGTTTTTCTGTTGATATTAAAATGGACAGGAAGCAGCCTTGGCTGGGGCATTCAGTTTCAAAACCCATGGTTTATCAGTTTCATGGCTCTGGTGACGGGTGGGTTCGCTGCCAACCTGCTGGGAGCCTTTGAAATTCAGCTCCCCTCTTCACTGAATACCCGTCTCGCCACATCAGGAAACAACAGCCTGAAAGGCCACTTTGTGCAGGGAATGTTTGCCACTCTGCTGGCAACACCGTGTTCTGCGCCTTTCCTTGGAACTGCAGTCGCCTTTGCCCTGAACACGGGCGAAGTGCAACTGCTGGCTATTTTTTCGACCATGGGTATTGGACTGGCAGTGCCGTATATTCTGGTCGCAGCGTTCCCTGCCGTACTGTCATGGTTGCCAAAACCCGGTCTCTGGATGATAAAGCTGCGCAAAGTCCTTGCGTTACTACTGATCATGACAACCCTGTGGCTGGTCAACCTTCTTAAGGTTCATCTGGTTCAGCCGTGGCAGCTAATTCTGATGCTTGCCACCGTTACTGTTTGCAGTTACCTGCTGTTAACGTCTTTTTTAAAATCATCTCAGCCAATCAGACTGATAACCAGCCTGTTAGCCGCTACTTTATTAACTTTTTCATGGCAGGTGTCTGATCAAAAAAACGCACTGTTTGCCGCCTCATTTTTAACACCTGCACAGCCTTTGCATTGGGAAGCACTCGATGCCAGTGCTATTGAAACTTACGTTAACGATGGGAAAACCGTATTTATTGATATCACGGCTGACTGGTGCGTCACCTGCAAAGCCAACAAACTGCGAGTGCTTGATCGCGACCCGGTTTTCTCTGCATTGCAGGACGAGCAAATTGTTCTGATGCGAGGGGACTGGACGACACCGTCAGAAGCTGTAAACCGATATCTGGAGCAAAACCATCGGTTCGGTGTACCGTTTAACAAGGTATATGGACCAGCCGCTAAAGAAGGTATTCCTTTACCGGTTTTGCTCGACCACAACTCTGTACTGGATGCACTGACAAGCAGTCAGACAATACAATAA
- a CDS encoding DsbA family protein, with product MSAAPLDADQQQLVRELVRSTLIENPEIFVEVMGELQKRERQAQADAQRASLDNNKDRLFNTSGDPFIGNPKGKLSMVYFADYNCGFCKRQDPILEQMVKQYPDLKIIYKELPVLGETSREAAELVLAAHQHHPDIYQKLHQRLMAKPGGHDSASIAAAFKAEGLDVDELRKKVDGTIKATIDNNQRLAAELGIRGTPAMVFADEILGGFTNADQLSDKVKSRLN from the coding sequence TTGTCTGCTGCACCTCTCGACGCAGATCAGCAACAGCTGGTTCGGGAACTGGTTCGTTCAACTCTGATTGAAAACCCGGAAATCTTTGTCGAAGTGATGGGCGAACTGCAAAAACGCGAAAGACAGGCACAAGCCGATGCTCAGAGAGCCAGTCTGGATAACAATAAAGACCGTTTGTTTAATACCTCTGGAGACCCTTTCATTGGAAACCCGAAAGGCAAACTCAGCATGGTGTATTTTGCCGATTACAACTGCGGTTTCTGCAAGCGTCAGGATCCGATTTTGGAACAAATGGTCAAGCAGTACCCGGATCTGAAAATCATTTATAAAGAGTTACCTGTGCTAGGAGAAACATCACGGGAGGCTGCAGAACTGGTATTGGCTGCTCATCAACATCATCCGGATATCTACCAGAAATTACACCAGCGTCTGATGGCTAAACCGGGCGGACATGACAGTGCCTCAATCGCTGCAGCCTTCAAAGCAGAAGGGCTTGATGTTGACGAACTCAGAAAAAAGGTAGACGGCACAATCAAAGCCACAATTGACAACAACCAGCGACTGGCTGCCGAATTAGGCATTCGCGGTACACCCGCCATGGTGTTTGCTGATGAAATTCTGGGTGGTTTTACCAATGCCGATCAGCTTTCAGACAAGGTTAAATCGCGACTGAATTAA
- a CDS encoding protein disulfide oxidoreductase: MNLKLRKWTIELLLTVFFAGVVVTGYNIYLQKDMPKGLAPQIVAKTLDGHAVDLHKLSESAPVLVYFWASWCRVCQWTSPAVSKLSANGNYPVVTVALSSGTNERISAYMKAKDIKMPVINDDDGIISRNWAISVTPSFFIVRNGEITSVLTGVTTKPGLMIRLFLNR; this comes from the coding sequence ATGAACCTGAAATTGCGCAAATGGACGATTGAACTGCTCCTCACGGTTTTTTTCGCCGGAGTCGTCGTTACCGGCTACAACATTTATCTGCAAAAAGATATGCCGAAAGGTTTGGCTCCCCAGATCGTGGCAAAGACGCTGGACGGTCACGCCGTTGATCTGCACAAGTTGTCGGAATCGGCACCGGTACTGGTCTATTTCTGGGCCAGCTGGTGCCGTGTCTGTCAATGGACCAGCCCGGCAGTCAGTAAACTGTCTGCCAATGGCAATTACCCCGTTGTCACCGTCGCCTTGTCCTCGGGCACCAATGAGCGAATTTCCGCATATATGAAGGCGAAAGATATAAAAATGCCTGTCATTAATGATGACGATGGAATCATCAGCAGAAACTGGGCAATTAGCGTAACACCCTCTTTTTTTATCGTTCGTAATGGTGAAATAACATCGGTGTTGACCGGAGTCACAACAAAGCCCGGACTTATGATTCGATTATTTTTAAATCGTTAA
- a CDS encoding H-NS family nucleoid-associated regulatory protein, whose product MNIFEESLNVLKSKVQLRKLFQDMHVEDIQRVISRIESIHEEKLEALKEVEQEQERKREAIEAVLKEMQDKGLDIGDLAVVGKGAESNRKGKTRQRYQFEYQAEDGSTVTWEGATTGRIPAEFSAYLKRTGKERKDCIVTEL is encoded by the coding sequence ATGAATATTTTTGAAGAATCCCTGAATGTTCTGAAATCCAAAGTTCAGCTGCGCAAATTGTTTCAGGATATGCACGTAGAAGACATTCAGCGTGTGATTAGCCGAATTGAAAGCATCCATGAAGAAAAGCTGGAAGCTCTGAAAGAAGTTGAGCAGGAACAGGAGCGCAAGCGTGAAGCGATTGAGGCGGTTCTGAAAGAAATGCAGGACAAAGGTCTGGATATTGGTGATCTGGCGGTTGTTGGCAAGGGTGCCGAATCAAACCGTAAGGGCAAAACCCGTCAGCGTTACCAGTTTGAATACCAGGCTGAAGATGGCTCCACTGTGACCTGGGAAGGTGCGACTACTGGTCGTATTCCTGCCGAATTTTCTGCTTACCTGAAGCGTACCGGTAAAGAACGCAAAGACTGCATTGTTACCGAACTTTAA
- a CDS encoding AMP-binding protein produces MEASFWEGKRAPGIEDAIDLGKYRNLADLINTSVRRFADRPAYTCMNQTLSYGEINELSNGFATYLQKHTSLQPGDRIAIQLPNVLQYPIVVYGAIKAGMVIVNTNPLYTAREMLHQFNDSGAKLLVCLNTVAHIVEEILPETGLEQVIVTEMGDSLPWMKRLLVNFAVKHIKKMVPRYSLPEAVSFNDAMMKGMMADYCPVPENEQDDLALLQYTGGTTGVAKGVMLTQKNIIANVLQASALRHQVDSEGRLISDLRGDIVVAPLPLYHVYAFTVHLFSFFELGAHSILIPNPRDLDSLISALKPWQINTFIGLNTLFAGLLNHPEFHRLDFSGLAVTNSGGTALQESVARHWHKVTGCPVSEGYGLTEAAPIVAANPAGELTQLGTVGPALSSTSIKVVSSDGQEMTTGEPGELCVKGPQIMKGYWNRPDATAEVLDTEGWLHTGDIAVIQEDGYIRIVDRIKDLIIVSGFNVYPNEIENVVSAHEKIDQCAVIGVPDVKAGEAVKLFVVTSDSSLTEDDIRAWCREQLTSYKVPKYIEFRQELPMSAVGKVLRKELRMESS; encoded by the coding sequence ATGGAGGCCAGTTTCTGGGAAGGTAAACGAGCTCCGGGTATTGAAGACGCTATTGATCTTGGGAAGTATCGAAATCTGGCCGATCTGATTAATACATCGGTCAGGCGCTTTGCTGACAGACCTGCCTACACCTGTATGAACCAGACCCTGAGTTATGGCGAAATCAATGAACTCAGTAATGGCTTTGCCACCTATCTGCAGAAGCATACGTCGTTGCAGCCCGGTGACCGGATAGCCATTCAGTTGCCCAATGTGCTTCAGTACCCCATCGTCGTCTATGGTGCGATCAAAGCAGGAATGGTGATTGTTAATACCAACCCCCTGTATACCGCCAGAGAAATGCTGCACCAGTTTAATGACTCGGGGGCAAAACTGCTGGTGTGCCTGAACACGGTGGCACATATTGTTGAAGAGATTCTGCCTGAAACCGGTCTTGAGCAGGTCATTGTTACCGAAATGGGGGATTCTCTGCCCTGGATGAAGCGGCTGCTGGTCAATTTTGCGGTTAAACACATTAAAAAGATGGTGCCAAGATACAGTCTTCCTGAAGCCGTGTCGTTTAACGATGCCATGATGAAAGGCATGATGGCGGATTATTGTCCGGTGCCCGAGAATGAACAGGATGATCTGGCGCTGTTGCAATATACCGGTGGTACCACCGGAGTGGCCAAAGGGGTCATGCTCACCCAGAAAAATATCATTGCCAACGTCTTGCAGGCTTCGGCTCTTCGGCATCAGGTTGATAGCGAAGGGCGGCTGATCTCTGATTTGCGTGGTGATATCGTGGTGGCACCGCTACCGCTGTATCATGTGTACGCCTTCACCGTGCATCTGTTTTCATTCTTTGAGCTGGGTGCTCATAGCATCCTTATCCCTAATCCCAGAGATCTGGACAGCCTGATTTCTGCCCTGAAGCCCTGGCAGATCAATACTTTCATTGGTCTGAATACGCTGTTTGCGGGGCTGCTCAATCACCCTGAATTCCACCGGCTTGATTTCTCCGGTCTGGCTGTGACCAATTCGGGCGGTACAGCGTTGCAGGAATCTGTTGCCCGTCACTGGCACAAAGTGACAGGTTGCCCTGTTTCTGAAGGCTATGGTCTTACCGAAGCGGCGCCTATTGTGGCAGCCAACCCCGCAGGCGAATTAACTCAGTTGGGAACGGTGGGTCCGGCACTGTCGTCAACCTCTATAAAAGTGGTCAGTTCTGATGGTCAGGAAATGACCACTGGCGAGCCAGGTGAGCTGTGTGTAAAAGGGCCACAGATTATGAAAGGTTACTGGAACCGTCCTGACGCCACAGCTGAAGTGCTGGATACTGAAGGCTGGTTGCATACCGGTGATATTGCAGTGATTCAGGAAGATGGGTACATCCGCATTGTGGATCGCATTAAAGATCTGATTATTGTCTCCGGTTTCAACGTCTACCCGAATGAAATTGAAAATGTGGTTTCAGCCCATGAAAAGATTGACCAGTGTGCCGTTATTGGCGTACCCGACGTAAAAGCCGGGGAAGCGGTTAAGCTCTTTGTGGTGACATCGGATTCCTCTCTGACCGAAGACGATATTCGGGCGTGGTGCCGTGAACAGCTGACCAGTTATAAAGTACCTAAATATATCGAGTTCCGGCAGGAGCTGCCCATGTCAGCCGTAGGCAAGGTGCTGCGTAAGGAGCTTCGGATGGAATCCTCTTAA
- a CDS encoding GIY-YIG nuclease family protein has product MNWSVYIIIASDHSLYTGITTDICRRWKQHSDGKGGARYFRGRKPTWLAYFEPGHDRSTASRREAEIKKWPKQKKQALLQSDSNQVSQLNGLLPTAT; this is encoded by the coding sequence ATGAACTGGTCTGTTTACATCATCATTGCCAGCGATCATTCCCTTTACACGGGAATCACCACCGATATCTGCCGACGCTGGAAGCAGCACAGTGATGGTAAAGGCGGAGCGCGTTATTTTCGTGGGCGAAAACCGACATGGCTGGCGTATTTTGAGCCGGGGCATGACCGTTCAACGGCATCAAGACGGGAAGCCGAAATCAAAAAGTGGCCGAAGCAGAAGAAGCAGGCATTGCTGCAATCTGACAGTAATCAGGTGTCGCAACTGAACGGCTTGCTACCAACAGCGACTTAG
- a CDS encoding amino acid permease translates to MKSQTLGSALLIAGTSIGAGMLALPIISALTGLWAAMTLMFLTWLLAAYGGLLIAEACRACPEAENLHGVVGLLLGRNGQAVAVVAMLFLYYALCAAYIAGGASQLNSILMMAGLKVPYWLSVVVVTCLVGFVVLVGTALVDICNRVMFVSMLLLMLVILVSLFPHGQLENLAIKSGPAPMLLAALPVLYTSFGYHVVVPTVVRYVEGCPAKFSKALLIGSVLPFILYALWSVSTVGALSHTTILEVASQPDSVNSLMTTVGQVSSVGYFSLMISVFAAFALATSFLGVALGLFDYLSELSHNSRSGFAGRERTILLTLLIPMLVAIYYPDGFILALGYAAVALIVLAVFLPVLMVWKVRRLHMEEPYQAPGGIVGLAIATITGAVVVAAQVGVSLSILPLLG, encoded by the coding sequence ATGAAGAGCCAAACGTTAGGTAGTGCTTTGCTTATTGCTGGCACATCCATCGGTGCCGGAATGCTGGCACTGCCTATCATCTCTGCATTGACCGGGCTGTGGGCTGCAATGACCCTGATGTTCCTTACCTGGCTGCTGGCTGCCTACGGAGGTTTGCTGATTGCTGAAGCCTGTCGGGCTTGCCCGGAGGCTGAGAACCTGCATGGTGTGGTCGGGTTGTTGCTGGGGCGAAATGGTCAGGCGGTGGCGGTTGTTGCCATGCTGTTTCTTTATTATGCACTGTGTGCTGCGTACATTGCCGGTGGTGCTTCTCAGCTCAACAGTATTTTAATGATGGCGGGCCTCAAGGTGCCCTACTGGCTATCCGTAGTGGTGGTGACCTGTCTGGTCGGGTTTGTGGTTCTTGTGGGTACGGCGCTGGTGGATATTTGCAACCGGGTCATGTTTGTTTCCATGTTGCTGTTGATGCTGGTTATTCTGGTGTCTTTGTTTCCACACGGACAATTGGAAAATCTGGCGATTAAAAGTGGTCCGGCGCCCATGTTGCTGGCAGCTCTGCCGGTGTTGTATACCTCGTTTGGTTACCATGTTGTTGTGCCCACGGTGGTTCGCTACGTTGAGGGTTGTCCGGCCAAGTTCAGCAAGGCTTTGCTGATAGGCAGTGTTCTGCCCTTTATTTTATACGCTCTTTGGAGTGTATCGACGGTGGGGGCGCTATCACATACCACTATTCTGGAGGTGGCGAGCCAGCCAGATTCAGTGAACAGTCTGATGACTACCGTTGGTCAAGTGTCGTCTGTTGGGTATTTCAGCCTGATGATCAGTGTGTTTGCAGCGTTTGCTCTGGCAACATCGTTTCTTGGTGTGGCGCTTGGGTTGTTTGATTATCTGTCAGAACTATCCCATAACAGCCGCAGCGGCTTTGCCGGTCGGGAGCGAACCATTCTGTTAACACTGCTGATTCCGATGCTGGTGGCGATTTACTACCCTGATGGTTTCATTCTTGCCCTTGGTTATGCTGCGGTAGCTTTGATTGTGCTGGCCGTATTTCTTCCCGTTCTGATGGTCTGGAAAGTGCGCCGACTGCATATGGAAGAGCCTTACCAGGCACCGGGTGGTATTGTTGGTCTGGCCATTGCCACAATCACTGGTGCTGTTGTGGTGGCTGCCCAGGTTGGAGTCTCTCTGAGCATTTTGCCACTATTGGGTTAA